From the Debaryomyces hansenii CBS767 chromosome F complete sequence genome, the window GACTGGGGATAGCTAGATAACCGGAAATTCTCCACCTTCAATCTGTATACTACATGCATATATACTATAACAAACAATGTAATCAAAATGTACAAAAATTCATAAAGCAACTGATGTAGGACCAGTTGTCCGATGCCAGTGGTTAGTAGTGGTTCCCAGTGGTACCCAATGCGACTCCGACCGCACCAAATGTAACGTTGCAATCCATGTCTCATCATGTCGTATTTTTAGACgtttgaaaaaaatgtCGTATCCAATCAATAACGATTTTTTGTTGCTGATATTTCTGACTATCACAAAATTAAAACATTAAAAACTTCTTAGTCTTTATACTTCAACAGATAGTAAACATAGCAGAAACATTACAAATACATATTCACATAGGATGTATTCATTAGCTAGAAGATCTATATTGAGTGTCGGCAGACATCAATCTATGAAGATGATTCCATATGGAGCTGTCCGTTCGATTTCCTCAAAGGATTTGACGCCAAAGCCATTGGCTACCGACTTCCCATTGATGTCGCAAAAGACAGCTTCGGCTCCTGTTGATTACGCTTTAACCTCGTTGGATGCCATCGCTAACTGGGCTAGAAAATCGTCGTTTTGGCCCGTCACTTTCGGTTTGGCTTGTTGTGCCGTCGAAATGATGCATGTTTCCACTCCAAGATACGATCAAGATAGATTGGGGATTATTTTCAGAGCATCCCCTCGTCAATCCGATATCATGATTGTCGCAGGTACCGTCACGAACAAGATGGCTCCAGCTTTGAGACAAGTTTACGATCAAATGGCCGACCCAAGATGGGTCATTTCTATGGGCTCGTGTGCCAACGGTGGTGGttattaccattattcGTACTCGGTCGTCAGAGGCTGTGACAGACTTATCCCTGTAGATGTCTACGTTCCTGGATGTCCTCCAACTGCCGAAGCCTTGATGTACGGTGTTTTCCAATtacaaaagaaaatgatgaagactAGAATCACCAGATTATGGTACAGAAGTTAATCTCCTCACCCTTCCCCATCCTCCGATTATCGCTTGTTTACAAGCAatcat encodes:
- a CDS encoding DEHA2F02552p (highly similar to uniprot|Q9UUT7 Yarrowia lipolytica nukm Subunit NUKM of protein NADH:Ubiquinone Oxidoreductase precursor); the protein is MYSLARRSILSVGRHQSMKMIPYGAVRSISSKDLTPKPLATDFPLMSQKTASAPVDYALTSLDAIANWARKSSFWPVTFGLACCAVEMMHVSTPRYDQDRLGIIFRASPRQSDIMIVAGTVTNKMAPALRQVYDQMADPRWVISMGSCANGGGYYHYSYSVVRGCDRLIPVDVYVPGCPPTAEALMYGVFQLQKKMMKTRITRLWYRS